Proteins from a genomic interval of Halomonas alkaliantarctica:
- the ybiO gene encoding mechanosensitive channel protein, with the protein MKPLRLLPWLGVWLLAMIALVATPAMAQSASSESASADGSEPSSAEKAPTSYEALASLLEDEQSRQELIEMLRNQASSLPDGVADELSPEAAAQGSEIAPEDVSLPRQLAELTSRVVSDVGGQVEQVVGIVGGLFSGQETDSVFDMAAFTSAAINLGIVIVATFALFMIVRRLAKPLFTKISGWSLNGNNLTPVLRLIVCVAIAAIIDVLLVGLAYVGGNLLATFAIGEAGELSTRASLFLNAFLIIELLKAGVRMLFSSRYEGLRLLPISAQEASYWNRWLARLIGMVGYGLMVVVPLVNFYVAASLGQAVGTLIMLLAFIYAVVVVLRNRTRLRDNLNEMAAKSTLTASRVSLQLFARTWHLFALLYFLIVFVLTLTRPGDALPFVMYATLKSLAAIVVGLLVSSFLTQTIGRRITLSDDLRRKLPLLEKRLNSYVPNALRVLRTIILIVVIMVVLNAWGAFDLAAWYASEGGAVLVGNLTSVAVILIVALAVWLGLASLIEHKLNPETGYGEPSARAKTLLSLFRNALAIAMVTITGMIVLSEIGINIGPLIAGAGVLGLAIGFGAQKLVQDVITGVFIQVENAMNTGDVVTVGGVTGTAERLSIRSVGIRDLSGTYHIVPFSSVDTVSNYMREYGNHVGEYGIGYSESIDEAIEQLKLAFEDLKASEEFGTKLLADLTVAGVTALADSSVNIRVVIKTTPGDQWAVGRAYNRLVKLRFDEAGIEIPFPHTTLYFGDNKNGNPPPAHVRVLESTAKEKKVEESAVVTPADKSDTPQGVQQTSEPDHLKPDNDDVDET; encoded by the coding sequence GTGAAGCCACTTCGTTTATTACCCTGGCTAGGTGTCTGGCTACTGGCAATGATTGCCTTAGTCGCCACGCCAGCAATGGCGCAGAGCGCATCAAGTGAGTCGGCCAGCGCCGATGGTTCAGAGCCATCCTCTGCAGAGAAGGCGCCAACATCCTACGAAGCGTTGGCCAGTCTGTTGGAGGATGAGCAGTCGCGGCAAGAGTTGATTGAGATGTTGCGCAATCAAGCCTCATCACTGCCTGATGGCGTTGCCGATGAACTTTCGCCAGAAGCCGCCGCTCAGGGCAGTGAGATAGCCCCTGAAGATGTCTCGCTACCGCGTCAATTAGCTGAACTCACCAGTCGCGTGGTTAGCGATGTGGGTGGCCAGGTTGAGCAAGTGGTTGGCATTGTAGGAGGGCTGTTCTCGGGGCAAGAGACAGACAGTGTTTTTGATATGGCCGCTTTTACCAGTGCGGCGATCAATCTAGGCATCGTCATTGTTGCTACGTTTGCGCTATTTATGATTGTTCGGCGACTAGCTAAGCCGCTGTTTACCAAAATCAGTGGCTGGTCGCTAAATGGCAATAATTTAACCCCCGTCCTGCGCTTGATTGTCTGCGTGGCGATTGCAGCGATCATTGATGTACTGCTCGTCGGCTTGGCCTATGTGGGCGGTAATTTGTTGGCCACCTTTGCGATTGGGGAAGCCGGAGAACTCTCCACCCGTGCCTCACTGTTTTTAAATGCATTCTTGATTATTGAGCTGCTCAAAGCCGGTGTGCGGATGCTGTTCTCGTCGCGCTACGAAGGGCTGCGGCTACTGCCAATTTCAGCCCAGGAGGCGTCCTATTGGAACCGCTGGCTAGCTCGTTTGATCGGCATGGTCGGTTACGGCCTGATGGTGGTAGTGCCGCTGGTTAACTTCTACGTGGCAGCCTCGTTGGGTCAGGCCGTCGGCACGCTGATTATGCTGTTGGCATTTATCTATGCGGTGGTCGTGGTACTACGAAACCGCACCCGCCTGCGCGATAATTTGAATGAGATGGCGGCAAAATCAACCTTAACTGCCAGCCGCGTCTCGCTGCAGTTATTTGCTCGTACCTGGCACCTGTTCGCGCTGCTGTACTTCTTGATCGTGTTTGTATTGACGCTAACGCGCCCCGGCGATGCGCTGCCGTTTGTGATGTACGCCACCCTGAAGTCGTTGGCCGCGATTGTCGTCGGACTGTTGGTGTCGTCTTTTCTTACCCAGACCATTGGTCGCCGTATCACGCTGTCGGACGACCTGCGGCGCAAACTACCGTTGCTTGAAAAGCGTTTAAACAGCTACGTGCCCAATGCGTTACGTGTGCTACGTACCATCATTCTGATCGTGGTTATCATGGTGGTCCTGAACGCTTGGGGCGCCTTTGATCTTGCCGCCTGGTATGCCTCTGAAGGTGGCGCCGTGCTGGTCGGTAACCTGACCAGCGTTGCGGTGATTTTGATCGTGGCGCTAGCCGTTTGGCTGGGCCTGGCAAGCCTTATTGAGCATAAGCTCAACCCGGAAACCGGCTACGGCGAACCGTCGGCGCGGGCGAAAACCTTGCTCAGCCTGTTCCGTAATGCCCTGGCGATCGCCATGGTGACCATTACTGGCATGATCGTTCTGTCGGAAATTGGCATCAATATTGGCCCGCTGATTGCCGGTGCCGGTGTGCTGGGTCTGGCGATTGGTTTTGGCGCCCAGAAGCTGGTGCAGGACGTTATCACCGGGGTGTTTATCCAGGTAGAAAATGCCATGAACACCGGTGATGTGGTGACGGTAGGTGGCGTGACAGGTACCGCTGAGCGGTTAAGTATCCGCTCTGTGGGGATTCGTGATCTGTCCGGTACTTACCACATCGTTCCGTTCTCCAGCGTGGATACCGTATCTAACTACATGCGCGAGTACGGCAACCATGTGGGCGAATACGGTATTGGCTACAGTGAGAGCATTGATGAAGCCATTGAGCAGCTCAAGCTGGCCTTTGAGGATCTTAAAGCCAGCGAAGAGTTCGGTACCAAGTTGCTGGCTGATCTGACCGTTGCGGGGGTTACCGCCCTGGCGGACAGCTCCGTGAACATCCGTGTGGTGATTAAAACCACGCCGGGTGATCAGTGGGCCGTGGGTCGCGCCTACAATCGTCTGGTTAAACTGCGTTTTGATGAGGCGGGTATCGAAATACCCTTCCCGCACACAACGCTTTACTTTGGCGATAACAAAAACGGCAATCCACCGCCTGCCCATGTGCGGGTATTGGAGTCGACCGCTAAAGAGAAGAAGGTGGAGGAATCAGCAGTGGTTACGCCGGCTGATAAGAGTGACACTCCACAAGGAGTGCAGCAAACCAGCGAGCCTGATCATCTGAAACCCGACAACGATGACGTTGATGAAACCTAA
- a CDS encoding YqaA family protein, producing MLSLFFVALVSATLLPGGSEVWLARLWCLGEPPLGIWLVATAGNTLGSMINVVMGRYARRFQDRRWFPASPRSLARAEGWYHRFGELSLLISWAPIIGDPLTVLAGVFRLPWWRALAWIVVAKGARYGVVLLLAQQWLVPLCQ from the coding sequence ATGCTGAGCCTGTTTTTTGTCGCTCTGGTCAGCGCCACGCTGCTGCCCGGAGGCTCGGAAGTGTGGCTAGCGCGGCTGTGGTGTCTCGGCGAACCGCCGCTGGGGATATGGTTGGTGGCCACGGCGGGCAACACTCTCGGCAGCATGATCAACGTGGTTATGGGCCGCTATGCGCGTCGATTTCAGGATCGCCGCTGGTTTCCCGCATCGCCACGCAGTTTGGCGCGTGCAGAGGGGTGGTATCACCGCTTTGGCGAGTTGAGCCTGTTGATTTCCTGGGCACCGATTATTGGCGACCCCCTCACCGTGTTGGCTGGCGTGTTTCGGCTGCCCTGGTGGCGGGCACTGGCCTGGATTGTGGTTGCTAAAGGGGCGCGTTACGGCGTTGTCTTGTTGCTGGCACAGCAGTGGCTAGTGCCGCTGTGCCAGTGA
- a CDS encoding IclR family transcriptional regulator: MSEAKRRTVGRPASTAKASGGHSQSLVRGLTLLEYLAASPLGLALSEVAEMAELAPSTTHRLLQALQSQGFVTQENEQGLWRIDVKTFRIGNSFLEARDVVATSRPFLRRLTAETGETANLGIRDGATAVFLAQHESPQMMRMITRLGSRAPLHASGVGKALLAWMPNDERAQLLDGRELARVTANTLYQPDTLHVETEKIRAQGFACDREEHAVGLHCVAACVFDEHGAPMAAISVSGPVARIPEARLLTLGTLVRQTADEITLQLGGQVPR; encoded by the coding sequence GTGAGTGAAGCCAAGCGCAGGACGGTCGGTCGTCCGGCGAGTACCGCCAAAGCCAGCGGAGGCCATAGCCAGTCACTGGTACGTGGCTTAACACTATTGGAGTACCTTGCGGCCAGCCCGCTTGGGTTGGCCCTTTCAGAAGTGGCGGAAATGGCCGAATTGGCGCCCTCTACCACCCACCGCTTGCTACAAGCCTTGCAGAGCCAGGGGTTTGTGACCCAGGAGAACGAGCAGGGCCTATGGCGAATCGATGTTAAAACCTTCCGTATCGGCAATAGCTTTCTTGAAGCCCGCGATGTAGTGGCCACAAGCCGCCCCTTTCTGCGCCGTTTAACCGCAGAAACCGGCGAGACTGCTAATTTGGGCATTCGCGATGGGGCCACGGCAGTATTTCTAGCCCAGCACGAATCACCCCAGATGATGCGCATGATTACCCGCCTAGGCTCCCGCGCGCCATTACATGCCTCCGGCGTAGGTAAAGCGCTGCTGGCGTGGATGCCCAATGATGAGCGCGCCCAGCTGCTGGATGGCCGCGAGCTGGCAAGAGTGACCGCCAACACACTCTATCAACCCGACACCCTGCATGTGGAAACCGAAAAGATTCGTGCCCAGGGCTTTGCCTGTGACCGTGAAGAGCATGCCGTTGGCCTGCACTGCGTGGCTGCCTGTGTGTTTGATGAACACGGTGCCCCGATGGCGGCGATCTCTGTTTCAGGCCCGGTGGCGCGAATCCCGGAAGCCCGCTTACTAACTTTGGGCACGCTGGTTCGCCAAACGGCCGATGAGATAACTCTACAGTTGGGTGGGCAGGTGCCGCGTTAA
- a CDS encoding enoyl-CoA hydratase: MSITSDSPAPILQRLDQQGITTLTMNAPERFNALSEAMLQALKDALADIADDSSVRCVVLAAEGKAFCAGHDLKQMRANPDKAYYQTLFARCGEVMQAIVNLPVPVIAKVQGIATAAGCQLVASCDLAVAARSARFAVSGINVGLFCSTPAVALSRNVARKRAMEMLLTGEFISAEQAAEWGLINRVAEDDTLDEATRELTASICAKSAVAVRTGKAMFARQLTMPLDEAYAFAGETMACNMLAEDVSEGIDAFITKRSPQWRHR, translated from the coding sequence ATGTCCATCACCTCTGATTCACCTGCACCCATCCTGCAGCGCCTAGATCAGCAAGGCATCACAACGCTGACGATGAACGCACCAGAGCGCTTTAACGCGCTCTCGGAAGCCATGCTGCAAGCCCTCAAAGATGCGTTAGCCGATATTGCCGACGATAGCAGCGTGCGCTGCGTGGTACTTGCCGCCGAAGGCAAAGCCTTCTGCGCCGGGCATGACCTAAAGCAGATGCGCGCCAACCCCGATAAAGCCTACTACCAAACGTTATTTGCCCGCTGTGGCGAGGTGATGCAGGCCATTGTGAACTTGCCGGTGCCGGTGATTGCTAAGGTCCAGGGCATCGCCACTGCCGCGGGCTGCCAACTGGTGGCGAGCTGTGATCTGGCGGTGGCGGCGCGCAGTGCCCGCTTTGCCGTTTCCGGCATCAACGTTGGACTATTTTGTTCCACCCCGGCGGTAGCGCTTTCCCGAAACGTTGCCCGTAAGCGCGCCATGGAGATGCTGCTGACCGGGGAGTTTATCAGCGCCGAGCAGGCCGCCGAGTGGGGCTTGATAAATCGTGTAGCAGAGGACGATACGTTGGATGAGGCAACTAGGGAGCTGACGGCCAGTATCTGCGCTAAAAGCGCCGTTGCGGTGCGCACGGGGAAAGCCATGTTTGCCCGTCAGCTCACCATGCCGCTCGACGAAGCCTACGCCTTTGCCGGGGAAACCATGGCCTGCAATATGTTGGCCGAGGATGTGAGCGAAGGGATCGATGCGTTTATCACCAAACGATCACCGCAGTGGCGGCATCGCTGA
- a CDS encoding rhodanese-related sulfurtransferase has translation MSVPVQTPPIVVAALYKFVTLNDFEALREPLRQTMLDNDVKGTLLLAKEGINGTVAGSREGIDGLLAWLTADPRLADIDHKESYCDETPFYRTKVKLKKEIVTLGVPDIDPNDTVGTYVEPENWNDIIADPEVLVIDTRNDYEVAIGSFERAIDPKTTTFREFPEYVREHYDPEKHKKVAMFCTGGIRCEKASSFMLKEGFEEVYHLKGGVLNYLEKVPEEQSLWKGECFVFDNRVTVRHDLSKGEFEQCHACRMPISAEDMQSSAYEPGISCPHCIDSLPEKTRAAARERQRQIDLAKQRGEPHPLGRDTRLMKKA, from the coding sequence ATGTCAGTACCCGTTCAAACGCCGCCTATTGTGGTCGCAGCGCTGTACAAATTTGTCACTCTGAACGACTTTGAAGCGCTACGCGAGCCGCTGCGCCAAACCATGCTCGATAACGACGTAAAGGGCACTTTGCTGCTTGCTAAAGAGGGCATTAACGGCACGGTGGCGGGCAGCCGCGAGGGCATTGATGGATTGCTGGCTTGGCTGACCGCCGACCCACGCTTGGCCGATATTGATCACAAAGAGTCTTATTGCGACGAAACGCCGTTCTACCGCACCAAGGTCAAGCTCAAAAAAGAGATCGTCACCCTCGGCGTGCCGGATATCGACCCCAACGACACCGTAGGCACTTACGTTGAGCCGGAAAATTGGAATGACATCATTGCCGACCCGGAAGTGCTGGTGATCGATACCCGCAACGATTACGAAGTGGCGATTGGCAGCTTCGAGCGGGCGATAGACCCTAAAACCACCACTTTCCGCGAGTTTCCCGAGTACGTGCGTGAGCACTACGACCCGGAAAAACATAAAAAGGTGGCGATGTTCTGTACCGGCGGCATCCGCTGTGAAAAAGCCTCCAGCTTTATGCTTAAAGAGGGCTTTGAAGAGGTCTACCATCTGAAAGGCGGCGTGCTGAACTACCTGGAAAAAGTCCCGGAAGAGCAGTCACTATGGAAAGGTGAGTGTTTTGTGTTCGATAACCGCGTGACGGTGCGCCACGACTTAAGCAAAGGCGAATTCGAACAGTGCCATGCTTGCCGCATGCCGATTTCCGCCGAGGATATGCAGTCATCCGCTTATGAGCCGGGGATTAGCTGCCCCCACTGCATCGATTCGCTGCCGGAAAAGACCCGCGCCGCCGCCCGCGAACGCCAGCGCCAGATTGATCTAGCCAAACAGCGCGGCGAGCCGCACCCCTTAGGCCGCGATACCCGGCTAATGAAAAAAGCTTGA
- a CDS encoding pirin family protein → MIIRRSNERGYADHGWLRSFHTFSFANYVDRNHMGFRALRVINEDRVAGGHGFGAHPHRNMEIISYVLDGEMEHKDNMGNGEVMRPGDVQRMSAGTGVLHSEFNHSKENELHFLQIWIEPKQLGIKPSYEQKAFPSAERQGQWRLVASEEGRDGSVSINQDVNLYAGLFSAGEQATAPPSRYAWLHVVNGEMEVNGETLSTGDAAAFQPDEAINLTGKEAGEVLLFDLA, encoded by the coding sequence ATGATTATTCGTCGTTCCAACGAGCGGGGCTACGCCGACCACGGCTGGCTACGCTCATTCCATACCTTTTCATTTGCCAACTACGTTGACCGCAACCATATGGGGTTTCGCGCCCTACGCGTGATCAACGAAGACCGCGTTGCTGGCGGCCATGGTTTTGGCGCCCACCCTCACCGCAATATGGAGATTATCTCCTACGTATTGGATGGTGAGATGGAGCATAAAGACAACATGGGCAACGGCGAGGTGATGCGCCCAGGCGATGTTCAGCGCATGTCGGCAGGCACCGGCGTGCTGCATAGCGAGTTCAATCACTCCAAGGAGAACGAGCTGCACTTTCTGCAGATTTGGATTGAACCCAAGCAGCTCGGCATTAAACCCAGCTACGAGCAGAAGGCTTTTCCTAGCGCTGAGCGTCAAGGTCAATGGCGTTTAGTGGCATCAGAAGAGGGTCGCGACGGGTCGGTGAGCATCAACCAGGATGTGAACCTTTACGCAGGCCTGTTTAGCGCGGGCGAACAGGCAACCGCGCCGCCTTCGCGCTACGCTTGGCTGCATGTTGTCAACGGCGAAATGGAAGTGAACGGTGAGACACTTAGCACAGGCGACGCCGCGGCGTTCCAACCGGATGAGGCGATTAACCTTACCGGCAAAGAAGCGGGCGAAGTGCTGCTGTTTGATCTTGCTTAA
- a CDS encoding GntR family transcriptional regulator, whose amino-acid sequence MTKLTDEVYTTLRRKIMEGELAPNEQLKEERIAKLLDVSRTPVRTAINQLTLDGLLYRERGRGSFVSAWNTEDIKEIFEIRIQVESKAAGLAALKASAMHIESLLKCSMKMDELVEKKPEDYLKNIQEENRKFHSIILKAAASPRLTKITKTLVEIPITIGFYIYSDEDMQRSMHHHRELIHAIRMGSQEYASDVMTVHLRAALCRFLTNRDIK is encoded by the coding sequence ATGACAAAACTGACTGATGAAGTTTATACGACTTTACGACGAAAAATAATGGAAGGCGAGCTTGCTCCAAATGAGCAATTGAAGGAAGAGAGAATTGCGAAGTTACTTGATGTCAGTCGCACGCCGGTTCGTACAGCAATAAACCAACTGACATTAGATGGTCTTTTGTATAGGGAGCGAGGTCGTGGCTCTTTTGTATCTGCATGGAACACTGAGGATATTAAGGAAATTTTTGAGATAAGAATACAGGTTGAGTCAAAAGCAGCAGGTTTAGCTGCATTAAAAGCATCAGCTATGCATATTGAAAGTCTTTTAAAATGCTCTATGAAAATGGATGAGCTTGTAGAAAAAAAACCAGAAGATTATTTAAAAAACATCCAAGAAGAAAACCGCAAATTCCATTCTATTATATTAAAGGCTGCGGCATCCCCTCGACTTACTAAAATCACAAAAACACTTGTTGAAATACCTATAACAATAGGATTCTACATTTACTCCGATGAGGATATGCAAAGATCTATGCATCATCACCGTGAGTTAATACACGCCATCAGGATGGGATCGCAAGAATATGCAAGCGACGTTATGACTGTTCATTTAAGAGCAGCTCTATGCAGATTTTTAACTAATCGAGACATAAAGTAA
- a CDS encoding RraA family protein, whose product MSIGFRILQRQNIVTPELAASFNTVPVANVSDSMARMTSAGPRLRPFHGGGRRMSGAALTVKTRPGDNLMFHKALDMAQQGDVIVVDAGGDITNAMMGELMAHYAESQGVAGIVINGAIRDVDEIHSLGLPVYAAGVTHRGPYKDGPGEINVQVAIDGMVVSPGDLIIGDDDGVLCVPREQAEDLLKAAQEKQKAEQEELKQIKAGCSDRSWVEKALSDKGCFMAS is encoded by the coding sequence ATGAGCATAGGATTTCGTATACTTCAAAGACAAAACATTGTTACGCCAGAGCTTGCCGCATCTTTCAACACGGTGCCAGTTGCTAATGTTAGTGACTCAATGGCAAGAATGACGTCGGCTGGCCCACGACTTCGTCCCTTTCATGGTGGAGGAAGAAGAATGTCAGGAGCTGCGCTTACAGTCAAGACACGCCCTGGTGATAACCTTATGTTCCATAAGGCGTTAGACATGGCTCAGCAGGGCGATGTCATCGTTGTCGATGCTGGTGGAGATATTACCAATGCCATGATGGGCGAGCTGATGGCGCATTATGCCGAAAGTCAAGGAGTTGCTGGCATTGTCATCAATGGAGCCATCCGTGATGTTGATGAAATTCATAGCTTGGGACTTCCAGTGTATGCGGCAGGCGTTACTCACCGTGGTCCATATAAGGATGGACCTGGAGAGATTAATGTTCAGGTCGCTATCGACGGAATGGTAGTTTCACCCGGTGATTTAATCATTGGTGACGATGATGGTGTACTTTGTGTGCCACGTGAGCAGGCTGAAGACTTGCTAAAAGCAGCGCAGGAAAAACAGAAAGCTGAGCAGGAAGAACTTAAACAGATAAAAGCAGGCTGCAGCGACCGAAGCTGGGTTGAGAAAGCACTAAGCGATAAGGGCTGCTTTATGGCTTCCTAA
- a CDS encoding tripartite tricarboxylate transporter permease, producing MWDNILSALPLLFSPPVLIAMVVGTTVGVFIGALPGLSATMGIAVLIPLTFTMEPLVALGMMAGIFNGAMYGGAIPAILLRIPGTPAGIATVFDGNPMAQKGEGLKAMRIALMSSCIGGSVSALCLLFISPPLASFALKFGPIELFWLAVFGLVAIAVLLSDVPVKGLISACFGLLVGMVGIDSMSGNERFTFDVLELTSGISILVLLTGLYAIPPALSLAQEAASLSKSKDAGKPSTNKEKINWSFFIPTWCRSSIIGVIIGIIPGTGGNIAAMLSWNEARRASKDSSRFGKGAPEGVAAAECANNADNASSLIPALTLGIPGSSVSAVILGGLLVHGLQPGPELFTQSAPITYGFMLSMLVTSIMLFFIGRLGARVFINVMYMSPLILAPIIIALTSIGIYAINNSIFDVWLMFFFGILGWCMERLSIPLAPAVLAVILGPIAESSLRRAMLIGRGDVSVLFSSSIAIVLISIIAISLLSPLIRKAFSHPLRKRMAIRSLDNTKQNRDG from the coding sequence ATGTGGGATAATATATTAAGTGCTTTACCTCTGCTGTTTTCGCCACCAGTGCTTATCGCGATGGTAGTGGGAACGACAGTTGGCGTCTTTATTGGCGCTTTACCTGGCTTGTCTGCCACCATGGGAATTGCGGTACTTATTCCTTTAACATTCACTATGGAGCCTCTCGTCGCTCTGGGCATGATGGCGGGGATTTTCAATGGTGCTATGTATGGGGGGGCAATACCAGCCATTCTGCTTCGCATACCCGGCACCCCCGCCGGGATCGCTACTGTTTTTGACGGTAACCCGATGGCGCAAAAAGGTGAGGGCTTAAAGGCAATGAGGATTGCTCTTATGTCTTCTTGCATAGGCGGTTCGGTAAGTGCGCTTTGTTTGCTTTTTATTAGCCCTCCTTTGGCGTCATTCGCATTAAAATTTGGTCCTATTGAACTGTTTTGGTTAGCTGTTTTTGGTTTAGTTGCCATCGCCGTATTGTTGAGTGATGTACCGGTAAAAGGTTTGATCAGTGCTTGTTTTGGTCTACTAGTAGGAATGGTGGGCATCGATAGTATGTCGGGCAATGAGCGTTTTACTTTTGATGTTCTAGAATTGACAAGTGGCATTAGCATCCTTGTTCTTTTGACAGGCCTTTACGCTATTCCTCCGGCACTTTCGCTTGCTCAGGAAGCGGCGTCGTTAAGTAAAAGTAAAGACGCTGGAAAACCCAGCACTAATAAAGAAAAAATTAACTGGAGCTTCTTTATTCCCACCTGGTGCCGTTCATCCATCATTGGTGTAATTATTGGTATTATTCCAGGAACTGGTGGCAATATCGCGGCCATGCTTTCATGGAACGAAGCTAGGAGAGCTTCAAAAGATAGTTCACGCTTTGGTAAGGGGGCGCCCGAAGGAGTGGCAGCTGCTGAATGCGCTAACAATGCTGATAATGCTTCCTCACTGATACCTGCGCTTACGTTAGGAATACCAGGTAGCTCAGTATCTGCTGTCATTCTTGGTGGATTACTTGTCCATGGGCTACAGCCAGGGCCAGAGCTATTCACTCAGTCTGCGCCCATTACCTACGGTTTTATGCTCTCCATGCTAGTGACGTCGATTATGCTATTTTTTATAGGGCGTTTAGGGGCAAGAGTATTCATTAATGTCATGTATATGTCGCCATTGATTTTGGCACCAATCATTATCGCTCTGACGTCCATAGGTATCTATGCCATCAATAACAGTATTTTTGACGTATGGCTGATGTTCTTCTTTGGAATTCTCGGTTGGTGCATGGAGCGTCTGAGCATACCACTCGCTCCCGCCGTTCTTGCTGTTATTCTTGGGCCTATTGCTGAGTCTAGTCTACGTAGAGCGATGCTAATTGGAAGAGGGGATGTTTCAGTCCTTTTTTCAAGCTCAATTGCGATTGTTCTAATATCGATTATTGCTATTTCTCTTCTTAGCCCTCTCATTAGAAAAGCATTTAGTCATCCTTTGCGAAAACGAATGGCAATAAGAAGCTTAGATAACACAAAACAAAATAGAGACGGATGA
- a CDS encoding tripartite tricarboxylate transporter TctB family protein: MIRLANIELVVATLAASLSAVGVFHASGFPRTSAYLPTAVLSVMTLLLVLWAFQAFLKLRRNQSEILNIEKSGARRFISLTFGSAILIALAPILGFITSFIIFIPFVGFILGYRRWRPLLIAGIVFSVLVHLIFRMLLERPLPTELFNQFF, encoded by the coding sequence ATGATCCGACTGGCTAACATTGAATTGGTGGTAGCAACATTAGCCGCAAGTTTAAGTGCTGTAGGTGTATTTCATGCCTCAGGGTTTCCACGAACTTCAGCGTATTTACCCACCGCTGTGTTGAGTGTTATGACACTGCTATTAGTATTGTGGGCATTCCAGGCTTTTTTAAAGTTGCGTCGCAACCAGTCTGAAATTTTAAATATAGAGAAATCAGGTGCTAGGCGTTTTATTTCGTTGACTTTTGGAAGTGCGATTTTAATCGCTTTAGCTCCGATTTTAGGGTTTATCACTTCTTTTATTATCTTTATACCTTTTGTTGGTTTCATTCTGGGATATCGTCGTTGGAGGCCACTATTGATAGCTGGAATAGTCTTTAGTGTCCTCGTCCACCTAATCTTCCGAATGTTGCTTGAACGCCCTCTGCCAACAGAGCTATTTAATCAATTTTTTTGA
- a CDS encoding tripartite tricarboxylate transporter substrate binding protein — MPLAFSRTLIILGTTSLVSASVLADYPERPIELIVAYSAGGGTDVAARTLVPYLEKHLDGDITVINRPGAGGEVGFSALANAKPDGYTIGFINTPNVFTIPIERDTRYELSDLYPIANVIDDPAGISVHPESPFQTFEELVEYAKAHPGEVNYGTSGVGGDDHLTALALEQQAGIEMTHVPFPGAADVRQALMGGHIDLGIINVSEVASAARAGQVRQLVQGGEGRWEKAPDVPTFKELGYDLTMGSARGLAAPAGVPQEIIERISQAAQAALEEQEFRTAADEQSLPISYLGPKEYQDMLEEQQTRFQTLWDESPWGKE, encoded by the coding sequence ATGCCTCTTGCTTTCAGCCGCACTCTTATCATTCTTGGTACCACCTCGTTGGTCTCAGCTTCAGTTTTAGCCGACTATCCTGAGCGACCAATTGAATTGATCGTCGCCTATTCAGCAGGCGGAGGTACAGACGTAGCCGCTAGGACGCTTGTCCCTTATTTGGAAAAACACCTAGATGGGGACATTACTGTTATCAATCGGCCGGGAGCCGGGGGTGAAGTAGGCTTCTCCGCGCTTGCTAACGCTAAACCGGATGGCTATACCATTGGTTTTATAAACACCCCGAATGTATTTACGATCCCAATCGAACGTGATACTCGCTATGAACTTTCGGATCTTTATCCAATTGCTAACGTGATTGACGATCCTGCTGGCATTAGCGTACACCCTGAAAGCCCCTTTCAAACTTTCGAAGAATTAGTTGAGTACGCTAAAGCTCATCCTGGTGAAGTTAACTATGGAACTTCAGGCGTTGGTGGCGATGATCATCTGACCGCACTTGCATTAGAGCAACAAGCTGGCATCGAGATGACTCATGTCCCTTTCCCTGGTGCTGCTGATGTGAGGCAGGCTTTAATGGGTGGTCATATAGACTTGGGTATTATTAATGTAAGTGAAGTGGCGTCCGCTGCTAGAGCAGGCCAAGTTAGACAATTAGTTCAAGGGGGAGAAGGACGCTGGGAGAAAGCTCCAGATGTGCCAACGTTCAAAGAACTTGGTTACGATCTCACTATGGGGTCTGCGCGTGGTCTTGCAGCACCAGCAGGTGTGCCACAAGAAATTATAGAAAGAATTTCGCAGGCCGCCCAGGCAGCTTTGGAGGAGCAAGAGTTTCGTACAGCGGCTGATGAGCAGTCTTTACCTATTTCTTATCTCGGGCCAAAAGAATATCAAGATATGCTAGAAGAGCAGCAAACTCGCTTCCAAACGCTCTGGGATGAATCACCTTGGGGGAAAGAGTAA